The Anolis sagrei isolate rAnoSag1 chromosome 10, rAnoSag1.mat, whole genome shotgun sequence genome has a window encoding:
- the LOC132763159 gene encoding syntaxin-3-like, protein MKDRLEELKNRVNEDTDAWELESTLSFDNPVFKEEESNPMSKVFQEISSLSLALDKLEELSEDIDKKQQQVLCCTTEESICEEKKELSQVKDSFTKEAKTLQPKFNGIQESLTTDSRQWLAVHRIRHTQLSVLVNRYREIITRHYAKETQYVEKLKEQIRRQTELAGLSLQEEDIKHLVESPMAPRIVGQDLEVLKAKQHLALAQVRHQQLLDLEAQISELHSLFLHFEVLVAEQGETINNIEYNVLHTLDYISQSNEEVKKALKYERQSRFSAALSALLGLCACCTCVSCLATPSVVG, encoded by the coding sequence ATGAAGGACAGGTTAGAGGAACTGAAGAACCGAGTGAATGAAGACACGGATGCTTGGGAGCTGGAGTCGACACTTTCCTTCGACAACCCTGTCTTCAAAGAGGAGGAAAGCAATCCCATGAGCAAAGTGTTCCAGGAAATCAGCAGCCTCTCCTTGGCTCTGGACAAACTGGAGGAATTATCGGAGGATATCGACAAGAAGCAACAGCAGGTCCTGTGCTGCACCACCGAGGAGAGCATTTGCGAAGAGAAGAAAGAGCTCAGTCAAGTCAAGGACTCTTTCACCAAGGAGGCCAAAACTCTTCAACCCAAGTTCAATGGCATCCAAGAGTCCCTCACCACAGACAGCCGGCAGTGGCTCGCCGTCCACCGCATCCGCCATACCCAACTTTCTGTCTTGGTCAACCGCTACCGTGAGATCATCACCCGCCACTATGCCAAGGAGACCCAGTATGTGGAGAAGCTGAAGGAGCAAATCAGGAGACAGACAGAATTAGCTGGCTTGAGTCTCCAGGAGGAGGACATCAAGCACCTGGTGGAGAGCCCAATGGCCCCCCGCATTGTGGGCCAAGACCTGGAGGTGCTCAAAGCCAAGCAACACTTAGCCTTGGCACAAGTGCGGCACCAACAACTGCTGGACTTGGAGGCCCAGATCAGTGAGCTCCACTCTCTCTTCCTACACTTCGAGGTCCTGGTTGCTGAGCAAGGGGAGACCATCAACAACATCGAGTACAATGTCCTCCACACCCTCGATTACATCTCCCAGTCGAACGAGGAGGTCAAGAAAGCTCTCAAATACGAGCGGCAGTCTCGGTTTTCGGCAGCATTGTCAGCGTTACTTGGCCTGTGTGCATGTTGCACGTGCGTTTCGTGTCTGGCAACTCCAAGCGTGGTAGGCTGA